From the genome of Diabrotica virgifera virgifera chromosome 8, PGI_DIABVI_V3a:
TCAAAGTAATCCGTAAATTCAAATTGATCTGATTATGCTCAAGACCTTTGTTTTCCAATATTTGTATAgataattctttatttttttcttggttACCCATATCTGATTCTGTAATGGAGCCATGGGATGAACAttcttcatttgtttttttttatcttttagtgACCAAATTCACAATTGATCCTCGAGATTTCAAATTCTCCTGGCTGGGAAGAGATACATGTTGAATTTCGGATTGAGCAAAAGATTTAAAACTTGTTACAGCTTTattttttctcatatttttatgtGTCTTCCTCAAAGCTGTAACTTTTTCACGTCTCAGTGTTACCAAACTGGTTCAATTTTCACCATAACCAGAATTTGAATTTGAGGTATAATCAGTAGTTTCATCATTTCTCTGTAATGAGTCTTCTTgaatttctactttttttttattttttttggatagCTTTGGCATTTTTTACACGAATCGTTTACTTTGCtcgtaaatatatataaataaaataaataaataaaatatacaaatgcACAATAAGAAAAATCACAAACTACACAGAAAATACTACACAACAACTATAGAACTAGAACTAGACTACCACTCAGGCACTCAGAGTTcagagatatgtaaagaaaatagatcaggctagtcagTACAGTTTTTTTGCTATTCGAATCAGTTAGTTCACTCTAGTTTTTATGCGGTTCCTGCGCTAGCAGAAACTCCTGGCTGCTGCGCAGTAGACTAGGAGGAAAATGTGCGCTGTTGCAAGATTTAAAATATTCCGATAAAGAATACAttccaaaattataataaaataattattattatcgattttttttcagaaaGCTGAATCCGTAAATTCAAATTGATCTGATTATGCTCAAGACCTTTGTTTTCCAATATTTGTATAgataattctttatttttttcttggttACCCATATCTGATTCTGTAATGGAGCCATGGGATGAACAttcttcatttgtttttttttatcttttagtgACCAAATTCACAATTGATCGTCGAGATTTCAAATTCTCCTGGCTGGGAAGAGATACATGTTGAATTTCGGATTGAGCAAAAGATTTAAAACTTGTTACAGCTTTattttttctcatatttttatgtGTCTTCCTCAAAGCTGTAACTTTTTCATGTCTCAGTGTTAAAAAACTGGTTCTTCTAGGacgaaaattaaaatcttcggagtgtACTCTTCTCCGAGGTAAACTTGAGCTTATAGGTACAATTTGATCACAAGATTTGTTTAGCAAAGAATTATCCTTTATTGGAGGTATGGTGCTAATTTGAATTTGGGCATTAGATGAACTACTTTCAACAGAAACAAAATTTGAATTTGCGCTATAATAAGTAGTTTCACCAAAAGCAGAATTTGAATTTGAGGTATAGTCAGTAGTTCTGCCATTTCTCCCTAACGAGTCTTGTTGAATTTCTACTTTTTTTGGATAGCTTtggtattttttaaatattttacaggaATCTATACACTTATTGAATTTATGTACGTTCTTACTATTcacattaattattaaaatatacaaatgCACAATAACACAAAAATCACAAACTACAAAGAAAATATACTACACAACAACTATAGAACTACACTACCACTACTATTTTCATGGGATGAACATTTTTCATTTGATCGTCGAGATTTCGAATTCTCCTGGCTGGGAAGAGATACATGTTGAATTTCGGATtgaacaaaagattcaaaacTTGTTATAGCTTTCTTTTTTCTGGATATATTATTTTTATGGCGTTTCCTAAAAGTTTTACCACGCCAATTAAAATTTTCAGAGTGTACTCTTCTCGCAGCTGTACTTGCTTGTAGATACAGAAAATTCATTGTTCAGACTGTCGAGATTTCAAGTTCTCCTGGCTGGGAAGAGACACAGACATGTTGAATTTCGGATTGAACAAAAGATTTAACACTTGTTatagctttattttttttatgacgtgTCCTAAAAGATGCAACTTTTTCATGTCTCAGTAACGCATGCAACGGTGATATATTACTACTTGTGCCAGGCATTGGTGTTGGAGGCGACACCAGAGTAGTACTACTCTCAGGAGCATTTATAATTGTCTCATCAATCACCAGGTTACCTTCACAAGAGATAACAATTAACTGCTGATATTTATTAGACCAACTGTAGCGTCGCCCCCATTAGGTAATttttattccgattcgttttttgtacaaacttactaaaaaagaggtaAAAAGGTCaaaaatccacagggtgccgcgATCGAAAAATtctctaaacaatttttttttaattcaaaaaatcagTTCTTCCagttcgtacaaatttttttagattctttgggtcattataaataaaaaaggtctcttgtgatttttctctgaaattgatcgttgtcgagttatacgcgactTAACattggaaaaatgaaaaaatggccattttccagTGTCTGTATAATCAAGaagcaataaaatttttatttgaagccATCTTCCAACAAAAAATCATATTACCATTGTACGTCGCTTCTCTCCTATATTTAAGCAGTCGTAACCCAACCATTAGATCAACTTTATGGGAATTTTTCAAACGGACCAAACGGAAAATTTAAACCTCCTCTTCAAACAGTGTTGCGTGAATGCGAAATGTTAGGGCCGTAGTTGTATTTTCCTACTGTCTCTCCTTTCATGTTACTTACCTTTAACCGTTGCCTGTAttgtctgtttaaaaaaaaagtcgcTATGACGGGCACCTTAGCGTGAAGCGTGTGTCCATGTTATTCCTTGCTGTACAATCTTCAATAGTGTTTCCAATGGGAAGGTTAGGAAATCGAGTGAATGTGCGTAATGGAAACTGACCGGCATAATCTATGTAATATTTTactgtatatatgtgtatatattattataaaatgtaatttttttttgtattaatacccATATCAAACTACTTTCAGAACGTCCAAAGCAGACACGCACTCCTCCTGAGGCTTGTCTGGAAGCTACAGGCATATACCTCTTCAAACTTTTGAAAACCTCAAAATAATTTGCATCATCATACGAAGTTTCTATTATATCTGGGGACGAattttcatcttcactatttgtGTTTGCATCTTTCATATCAGGATCATCATACGAACTATCTATTATATCTGGGGACGAATTTTCATCTGCACTATTTGTGTTAGCATCTTCCAAATCATTAGAAGCCCGAACACTTAAATTTGACAATTTCTTCTTCAATGATTCTTCAGGTGGTATATACATACTAGAGCTTCCATTATATTGTGGACTATTAGTATTTCTTGATTTTTCAACTATGATACCTGTTTTTGTAACTGTTTCACACCttcttgtttttaatatatttcttaatgccggttgaattttttttgtcaaatatgaaacatatttttcaaaatcgtcTCCATCTTTCGATTGCATTTGTGAATTTCTCAAATTAATCCGTAAATTCAAATTGATCTGATTATGCTCAAGACCTTTGTTTTCCAATATTTGTATAgataattctttatttttttcttggttACCCATATCTGATTCTGTAATGGAGCCATGGGATGAACAttcttcatttgtttttttttttatcttttagtgACCAAATTCACAATTGATCCTCGAGATTTCAAATTCTCCTGGCTGGGAAGAGATACATGTTGAATTTCGGATTGAGCAAAAGATTTAAAACTTGTTACAGCTTTattttttctcatatttttatgtGTCTTCCTCAAAGCTGTAACTTTTTCATGTCTCAGTGTTAAAAAACTGGTTCTTCTAGGacgaaaattaaaatcttcggagtgtACTCTTCTCCGAGGTAAACTTGAGCTTGTAGGTACAATTTGATCACAAGATTTGTTTAGCAAAGAATTATCCTTTATTGGAGGTATGGTGCTAATTTGAATTTGGGCATTAGATGAACTACTTTCAACAGAAACAAAATTTGAATTTGCGCTATAATAAGTAGTTTCACCAAAAGCAGAATTTGAATTTGAGGTATAGTCAGTAGTTCTGCCATTTCTCCCTAACGAGTCTTGTTGAATTTCTACTTTTTTTTGGATAGctttggcattttttaaatattttacaggaATCTATACACTTATTGAATTTATGTACGTTCTTACTATTCACATTAATTATTACAATATACAAATGCACAATAACACAAAAATCACAAACTACAAAGAAAATATACTACACAACAACTATAGAACTACACTACCACTACTATTTTCATGGGATGAACATTTTTCATTTGATCGTCGAGATTTCGAATTCTCCTGGCTGGGAAGAGATACATGTTGAATTTCGGATtgaacaaaagattcaaaacTTGTTATAGCTTTCTTTTTTCTGGATATATTATTTTTATGGCGTTTCCTAAAAGTTCTACCACGCCAATTAAAATTTTCAGAGTGTACTCTTCTCGCAGCTGTACTTGCTTGTAGATACAGAAAATTCATTGTTCAGACTGTCGAGATTTCAAGTTCTCCTGGCTGGGAAGAGACACAGACATGTTGAATTTCGGATTGAACAAAAGATTTAACACTTGTTatagctttattttttttatgacgtgTCCTAAAAGATGCAACTTTTTCATGTCTCAGTAACGCATGCAACGGTGATATATTACTACTTGTGCCAGGCATTGGTGTTGGAGGCGACACCAGAGTAGTACTACTCCCAGGAGCATTTATAATCGTCTCATCAATCACCAAGTTACCTTCACAAGAGATAACAATTAACTGCTGATATTTATTAGACCAACTGTAGCGTCGCCCCCATTAGGTAATttttattccgattcgttttttgcacaaacttactaaaaaagaggtaAAAAGGTCaaaaatccacagggtgccgcggtcgaaaaattctctaaacaattttttttaattcaaaaaatcagGTTCTTCAATtcgtacaatttttttagattctttgggtcattataaataaaaaaaggtcaAAATATAAATACACTGTTGCCACTTGCGTCTCAGTTTTTTCTGTTATCATTtctctaatttttgttttatttaatttacaataaaatacaagttgttgaaagttaaaaagtttgtcagttatatttaaaatatacttaCATGGTCCAGAATTGTAAATAACGGTGCCGGTGGTAGAAGTATCCATGGAATTGTCGAAATGCCGTAACGGTGATATAGTACTACTTGTGCCAGGCATTGGTGTTGGAGGCGACACCAGAGTAGTACTACTCCCAGGAGCATTTATAATCGTCTCATCAATCACCAGGTTACCTTCACAAGACATAACAATTAACTGCTAATATTTATTAGACCAACTGTAGCGTCGCCCCCATTAGGTAATttttattccgattcgttttttgcacaaacttactaaaaaagaggtaAAAAGGTCaaaaatccacagggtgccgcgATCGAAAAATtctctaaacaatttttttttaattcaagaaatCAGTTCTTCCagttcgtacaaatttttttagattctttggttcattataaataaaaaaggtctcttgtgatttttctctgaaattgatcgttgtcgagttatacgcgacttaaaattggaaaaatgaaaaaatggccattttccagTGTCTGTATAATCAAGaagcaataaaatttttatttgaagccATCTTCCAACAAAAAATCATATTACCATTGTACGTCGCTTCTCTCGTATATTTAAGCAGTCGTAGCCCAACCATTAGATCAACTTTATGGGAATTTTTCAAACGGACCAAACGGAAAATTTAAACCTCCTCTTCAAACAGTGTTGCGTGAATGCGAAATGTTAGGGCCGTAGTTGTATTTTCCTACTGTCTCTCCTTTCATGTTACTTACCTTTAACCGTTGCCTGTAttgtctgtttaaaaaaaagtcgcTATGACGGGCACCTTAGCGTGAAGCGTGTGTCCATGTTATTCCTTGCTGTACAATCTTCAATAGTGTTTCCAATGGGAATGTTAGGAAATCGAGTCAATGTGGGTAATGGAAACTGACCGGCGTAATCTatatattattttactgtatatatgtgtatatattattataaaatgtaattttttacgtATTAATAAATTGTCTGTCTAAATATGACTTGAACCTAAggcaaaaaaaaatcttttaatatcgTCTTCGTCTTTACATTGTATTTGTGAATTTCCCAAATTAATTCTTAAATTCAAAAGAACTTTGTTTTCCAATTGTAGAGATAATTCTTTAATTTGATGCGATGGACATTTTTCATTTGATCGTCGAGATTTCGAATTCTCCTGGCTGGGAAGAGATACATGTTGAATTTCGGATtgaacaaaagattcaaaacTTGTTATAGCTTTCTTTTTTCTGGATATATTATTTTTGTGGCGTTTCCTAAAAGTTCTACCACGCCAATTAAAATCTTCAGAGTGTACTCTTCTCGCAGCTGTACTTGCTTGTAGGTACAGAAAATTCATTGTTCAGACTGTTCCTTTAACTACAAACTGTTTTGCACATACTTAGCATTTAAAAGGTTTCTCACCTGTATTCATACGCATGTGTATTAGTAGTTTACTATTTTCTGTATACAGTTTGGAACAGATATCACACTTAAAACAAGTCTATTTATTATGACTTCTCATGTGTCTTGTTAAATGATACTTTGTATTAAACGCTTTAAGACAAACATCGCATTTTGGCATATTTCCAGCATGTCGACGTTTGTGGACATCTAGAGCATAATAGGTTGGAAACTGCGCGTCACAAAGGTGACACGCAAGTGGTATCTTATCATTTGTATGCGTTCTTTTATGCCTTTGTAATGACGTTTTAGAGCTGAGTACTCTACCGCAAATTTCGCATGTTCGATTTTCGTCGAAATTGGCCCTAAAGTTATCTGCTGCTGATGTCGTTGGCTTTTCAGCAtctaaaaaaaacaataaaagaagTGCACtagatttgagaaaaaaacattaacatTTAATAAAACTGGGTAAAATTACCTCttggtttttaaaaataaatacaatattaagaacatataattacattttaatctgattgttttttctttctgttctctatgtatcagagttaaaacacaccatcaaaagatgtcatagaataaatatataatttactatccttaccaaattttagaatGACTAGTAAGTTGTACTgacgaattgtgatattttataaatatttacatatttctttttatctatattacagagtcttgaaaaaggaataaaacaatTCCCAAAAGCTAGACAAAAATTCAAAAGAGTGTTTTTCTTTAACATTGGCCATTTTCCAGTGTCGGTATAATCAAGaagcaataaaatttttatttgaagccATCTTCCAACAAAAAATCATATTATCATTGAACGTCGCTTCTCTCCTATATTTAAGCAGTCGTAACCCAACCATTAGATCAACTTTATGGGAATTTTTCAAATGGACCAAACGGAAAATTTAAACCTCCTCTTCAAACAGTGTTGCGTGAATGCGAAATGTTAGGGCCGTAGTTGTATTTTCCTACTGTCTCTCCTTTCATGTTACTTACCTTTAACCGTTGCCTGTAttgtctgtttaaaaaaaaagtcgcTATGACGGGCACCTTAGCGTGAAGCGTGTGTCCATGTTATTCCTTGCTGTACAATCTTCAATAGTGTTTCCAATGGGAAGGTTAGGAAATCGAGTGAATGTGCGTAATGGAAAGTGACGGGCATAATATatatattgttttactgtataatatgtgtatatattattatacaatgtaatttttttacgtattaaTAAATTGTCTGTCTAAATATGACTTGAACCTAAGGCAAAAAAAATCGTTTAATATCGTCTTTGTTTTTACATAGTATTTGTGAATTTCCCAAATTAATTCTTAAATTCAAAAGACCTTTGTTTTCCAATTGTAgagataattctttttttttgatGGGATGGACATTTTTCATTTGATCGTCGAGATTTCGAATTCTCCTGGCTGGGAAGAGATACATGTTGAATTTCGGATtgaacaaaagattcaaaacTTGTTATAGCTTTCTTTTTTCTGGATATATTATTTTTATGGCTTTTCCTAAAAGTTCTACCACGCCAATTAAAATCTTCAGAGTGTACTCTTCTCGCAGCTGTACTTGCTTGTAGGTACAGAAAATTCATTGTTCAGACTGTCGAGATTTCAAGTTCTCCTGGCTAGGAAGAGACACAGACATGTTGAATTTCTGATTGAACGAAAGATTTAACACTTGTTatagctttattttttttatggcgtGTCCTAAAAGATGCAACTTTTTCATGTCTCAGTGTTATCAAACTGGTTTTTCTAACACGCCAATTAAAATCTTTAGATTCTACTCTACTCGGAGCTGTACTTGCTTGTAGGTACAGAAAATTCATTGTTTTGACTGTCGAGATTTCAAATTCTCCTGGCTGGGAAGAGACAcagaatataaataaactgttgcCACTTGCgtctcagttttcttttttctgttaTCATTTctctgatttttattttatttaatttacaataaaatacAAGTTGTTAAAAGTTAAAGAGTTTGtcagttatatttaaaatatacttaCATGGTCCAGAATTGTAAATAACGGTGCCGGTGGTAGAAGAATCCGTGGAATTGTCGAAATGACGTAATGGTGATCTAGTACTACTCCTGCCAGGCACTGGTGTTGGAGGAGACATCTGATTAGTACTACTCACAGGAGCATTTGGGATAGTTTCGTCAATCACAAGGTTACCTTCACAGGAGATAACAATTAACTGCTGATATTTATTAGACCAACTGTAGCGTCGCCCCCATTAGGTAATttttattccgattcgttttttcgGAGTCGAAAAATtctctaaacaattttttttaattcaaaaaatcagGTTCTTCAATTCGttcaatttttttagattctttgggtcattataaaTAGAAAAGGTCAACATATAAATAAACTGTTGCCACTTGCgtctcagttttcttttttctgttaTCATTTctctgatttttattttgtttaatttacaataaaatacAAGTTGTTAAAAgttgttaaaagttaaaaagtttgtcagttatatttaaaatatacttaCACGGTCCAGCATTATAGATGCCTGTGCCGGTGTTCGAAGTATCCATTGAAGTACTTGGTGTTCGAGGCGACACCCGAGTACTACCATCTACAATTGTCTCATCTATCACCAGGTTACCTTCACAAGAGATAACAATTAACTGCTGATATTTATTAGACCAACTGTAGCGTCGCCCCCATTAGGTAATgtttattccgattcgttttttcgGAGTCGAAAAATtctctaaacaattttttttaattcaaaaaatcagGTTCTTCAATTCGTACAGTTTTTTTTAGATTCGTTGggtcattataaataaaaaaggtcaaaatataaataaactgttgcCACTTGCgtctcagttttcttttttctgttaTCATTTctctgatttttattttatttaatttacaataaaatacAAGTTGTTAAAAgttgttaaaagttaaaaagtttgtcagttatatttaaaatatacttaCATGGTCCAGCATTGTAAATCACGGTGCCGGTGTTCGAAGTATCCATTGACTTGTCGAAATGACGTAATGGTGATCTAGTACTACTCGTGCCAGGCACTGGTGTTGGAGGAGACATCTGAGTAGTACTACTCCCAGGAGCATTTATGATAGTTTCGTCAATCACAAGGTTACCTTCACAAGAGATTACAATTAACTGCTGATATTTATTAGACCAACTGTAGCGTCGCCCCCATTAGGTAATttttattccgattcgtttttttgcacaaacttactcaaaaagaggtaaAAAGGTCaaaaatccacagggtgccgcgGTCGAAAGATTctcttaaacattttttttttaattcaaaaaatcagTTCTTCCAGTtcgtacaatttttttagattctttgggttattataaataaaaaaggtctcttgtgatttttctctgaaattgatcgttgtcgagttatacgcgacttaaaattggaaaaatgcaaaaatggccattttccagTGTCGGTATAATCAAGaagcaataaaatttttatttgaagaCATCTTCCAACAAAAAATCATATTACCATTGTACGTCGCTTCTCTCCTATGTTTAAGCAGTCGTAACCCAACCATTAGATCAACTTTATGGGAATTTTTCAAATGGACCAAACGGAAAATTTAAACCTCCTCTTCAAACAGTGTTGCGTGAATGCGAAATGTTAGGGCCGTAGTTGTATTTTCCTACTGTCTCTCCTTTCATGTTACTTACCTTCAACCGTTGCCTGTGttgtctgtttaaaaaaaagtcgcTATGACGGGCACCTTAGCGTGAAGCGTGTGTCCATGTTATTCCTTGCTGTACAATCTTCAATAGTGTTTCCAATGGGAAGGTTAGGAAATCGAGTGAATGTGCGTAATGGAAACTGACCGGCATAATCTatatattattttactgtatatatgtgtatatattattataaaatgtaattttttacgtATTAATAAATTGTATGTCTAAATATGACTTGAACCTAaggcaaaaaaaaaatcttttaatatcgTCTTCGTCTTTACATTGTATTTGTGAATTTCCCAAATTAATTCTTAAATTCAAATGGCCTTTGTTTTCCAATTGTAGAGACAATTCTTTATTTTGACGGGGTGGACATTTTTCATTTGATCGTTGAGATTTCGAATTATCCTGGCTTGGAAGAGACACAGACATGTTGAAGTTCGGATTAAACAAAAGATTTAAAACTTGTTATAGCTTTATTTTTTTATGGCGTTTCCTAAAAGATGCAACTTTTTCATGTCTCAGAGTTATCAAACTGGTTCTTCTAACACGCCAATTAAAATCTTCAGAGTGTACTCTTCTCGGAGCTGTACTTGCTTGTAGGTACAGAAAATTCATTGTTCAGACTGTTCCTTTAACTACAAACTGTTTTGCACATACTTAGCATTTAAAAGGTTTCTCACCTGTATTCATACGCATGTGTATTAGTAGTTTACTATTTTCTGTATACAGTTTGGAACAGATATCACACTTAAAACAAGTCTATTTATTATGACTTCTCATGTGTCTTGTTAAATGATACTTTGTATTAAACGCTTTAAGACAAACATCGCATTTTGGCATATTTCCAGCATGTCGACGTTTGTGGACATCTAGAGCATAATAGGTTGGAAACTGCGCGTCACAAAGGTGACACGCAAGTGGTATCTTATCATTTGTATGCGTTCTTTTATGCCTTTGTAATGACGTTTTAGAGCTGAGTACTCTACCGCAAATTTCGCATGTTCGATTTTCGTCGAAATTGGCCCTAAAGTTATCTGCTGCTGATGTCGTTGGCTTTTCAGcatctaaaaaaaaacaataaacgtCCGCACTCtagccgaagtcgatcgaggttcatcAAGTACGAGAGTGTAAACGGCCACCTTGTCTAACTTTGcctaacttcgttctacttccatcaTTACTCTACTTCCTACTCATTAAATGAGCGACAGCAACAATAAGTAGTTTGTATAAATGTGTTCTTGTTAAAACTAAGTTTTTGTGTGgaaatttttcgttttaattagtgattttgatatcaaaatattGCTGGGATTGAGACCTGCAATATAATGCAATTTGTTTTCAATAGGTTGGCATTATaagtgaaataattgaaataagtGATATTACTATTTCCCAAACCATAACAGTTACAAAAAGTGGTTCTTATAAACAAACTGGTTAATGATCAAGAAAAATTTAGTAAATATCATTAACCTTTAAgtacttatttattacttttaattttatctttTGGAAGTGGCTACTGTTACGACCGACGTTCTTTGCAATACAATTATTTCATACATTTAATTATGGCAATGCATTGTTTAGAATGTGACAAAGACATCAGTGACTCCAAGGATGCACTGAGTTGTGATAGCTGTGAAAGGAGTTTACATC
Proteins encoded in this window:
- the LOC126889406 gene encoding zinc finger protein 816-like; translated protein: MSVSLPSQDNSKSQRSNEKCPPRQNKELSLQLENKGHLNLRINLGNSQIQCNLVIDETIINAPGSSTTQMSPPTPVPGTSSTRSPLRHFDKSMDTSNTGTVIYNAGPCNLVIDETIVDGSTRVSPRTPSTSMDTSNTGTGIYNAGPCNLVIDETIPNAPVSSTNQMSPPTPVPGRSSTRSPLRHFDNSTDSSTTGTVIYNSGPYAEKPTTSAADNFRANFDENRTCEICGRVLSSKTSLQRHKRTHTNDKIPLACHLCDAQFPTYYALDVHKRRHAGNMPKCDVCLKAFNTKYHLTRHMRSHNK